The Kaustia mangrovi genome has a segment encoding these proteins:
- a CDS encoding enoyl-CoA hydratase-related protein has protein sequence MTGRILHERLDGGIVRVVIDNPQRRNAMNNAMWDALGALMREFDADESLRCIVVTGAGEEAFGAGADISEFEENRSTAQKAMRFAERTHATLRAIKDCRHPIVASIRGLCVGGGLEMALCADLRIAAEGARFGIPVKRLGLVVAYEEMQGLVETVGKANTLRILLEGDIFGAEEALRMGLVNHLLPAEGFEDSVMERVRLIAEGAPLVARWHKTFANRLMDGAPLTDEERAQSYACFDTEDFRIGYRAFLEKRKPDFTGT, from the coding sequence ATGACAGGCCGCATTCTGCATGAGCGACTGGACGGCGGCATCGTCCGTGTCGTCATCGACAACCCGCAGCGGCGAAACGCGATGAACAACGCCATGTGGGACGCGCTGGGCGCCCTCATGCGCGAGTTCGACGCCGACGAGAGCCTGCGCTGCATCGTCGTGACCGGAGCCGGCGAGGAGGCGTTCGGCGCCGGCGCCGATATCTCGGAATTCGAGGAGAACCGCTCCACCGCGCAGAAGGCGATGCGCTTTGCCGAGCGCACCCACGCCACGCTCCGCGCGATCAAGGATTGCCGCCACCCGATCGTCGCATCCATCCGGGGCCTGTGCGTCGGCGGCGGCCTGGAGATGGCGCTGTGCGCCGACCTGCGCATCGCCGCGGAAGGCGCACGCTTCGGCATCCCGGTCAAGCGGCTGGGCCTCGTCGTGGCCTATGAGGAGATGCAGGGGCTGGTCGAGACCGTCGGCAAGGCGAACACGCTGCGCATCCTGCTGGAGGGCGACATCTTCGGCGCAGAGGAGGCGCTGCGCATGGGGCTCGTCAACCACCTCCTCCCGGCGGAAGGCTTCGAGGACAGCGTGATGGAGCGGGTCCGGCTGATCGCGGAGGGCGCGCCACTCGTCGCCCGCTGGCACAAGACCTTCGCCAACCGCCTCATGGACGGCGCGCCACTCACCGACGAGGAGCGCGCGCAGAGCTACGCCTGCTTCGACACGGAGGATTTCCGGATCGGCTACCGAGCCTTTCTGGAGAAGCGCAAGCCGGACTTCACCGGCACATGA
- a CDS encoding CaiB/BaiF CoA transferase family protein — protein sequence MTALEGLKVVDLTHIMAGPTCTLMLADMGADVIKVEKLPGGDDTRRSIPPAIGEESAAFLMMNRSKRGIALDLRSEGGKRVLHRLLKEADVVVENYRRQTLPKLGFDYESLREDNPGLIYCAISGFGRTGPYKDRGGFDLVAQAMSGIMSITGTKKGEPPVKCGAPLTDITAGLLAVIGILAALRAREQTGRGQMVETSLLEAGIIHTYWQSAITLATGTSPGPMGSAHPLNAPYQAFETSDGWLVVGGANETNWRRLVDLLGAPELADDPRFRTNADRMQNLKALETALNAHFRQATTADWLERLEAAGVPAGPVYDIAQMHEDPQVRERDMVTDVEHATLGTVKTLGLPIKFSDTPGGPRFAAPVYGQHTSEILMEHGFSQAEIEALADEGAIGMAVTEE from the coding sequence ATGACCGCTCTAGAAGGCCTCAAGGTCGTCGACCTGACGCACATCATGGCGGGGCCGACCTGCACGCTGATGCTCGCCGACATGGGCGCCGACGTCATCAAGGTGGAGAAGCTGCCCGGCGGCGACGACACGCGGCGCAGCATCCCGCCGGCAATCGGCGAGGAATCGGCCGCCTTCCTCATGATGAACCGCTCCAAGCGCGGCATCGCGCTCGACCTGCGCAGCGAGGGCGGCAAGCGCGTGCTGCACAGGCTCCTCAAGGAGGCCGACGTGGTGGTGGAGAACTACCGCCGCCAGACCCTGCCCAAGCTCGGTTTCGACTATGAGAGCCTGCGCGAGGACAATCCGGGTCTCATCTATTGCGCCATTTCCGGCTTCGGCCGAACGGGCCCCTACAAGGACCGCGGCGGCTTCGACCTCGTCGCCCAGGCCATGAGCGGCATCATGTCGATCACCGGCACGAAGAAGGGCGAGCCGCCGGTGAAATGCGGCGCGCCGCTGACCGACATCACCGCGGGGCTGCTCGCCGTCATCGGCATTCTCGCCGCGCTTCGCGCCCGCGAGCAGACGGGGCGCGGGCAGATGGTTGAGACCTCGCTCCTGGAGGCCGGCATCATCCACACCTACTGGCAGTCCGCGATCACGCTGGCGACCGGCACGTCCCCCGGCCCCATGGGGTCGGCCCATCCGCTGAACGCCCCCTATCAGGCGTTCGAGACATCCGATGGCTGGCTCGTGGTCGGCGGCGCCAACGAGACCAACTGGCGCCGGCTGGTCGACCTGCTCGGCGCGCCGGAACTGGCAGACGATCCCCGCTTCAGGACCAATGCCGACCGCATGCAGAACCTGAAGGCGCTCGAGACGGCACTCAATGCCCATTTCCGCCAGGCGACCACGGCCGATTGGCTGGAGCGGCTGGAGGCCGCGGGCGTTCCCGCCGGCCCCGTCTACGACATCGCGCAGATGCACGAGGACCCGCAGGTGCGCGAGCGCGACATGGTGACGGATGTCGAGCACGCCACGCTCGGCACGGTGAAGACGCTCGGCCTGCCCATCAAGTTCTCCGACACGCCCGGCGGTCCGCGCTTCGCCGCCCCCGTCTACGGGCAGCACACGAGCGAGATCCTCATGGAACACGGCTTCTCGCAGGCCGAGATCGAGGCGCTGGCCGACGAAGGCGCGATCGGCATGGCCGTCACTGAGGAGTAA
- a CDS encoding GntR family transcriptional regulator, which produces MTSKVTTLLGRTSHPSPVKVGGAKGAQVADRIREMIIQDELPPGAPIRERTLSERLDVSRTPLREAIKILSAEGLVEVHPNRGAVVAAPSSKDIRELLQLLGVLEAFAGELACAHGTDAEMAELRALHFEMLAAYTRGDRLGYFHRNQAIHLGLVAMSRNSALIAHHRMINARVYRARYICNLKTERWESAIKEHEQILEALEGRDAGALQAILRRHVIQAWDKMQEIMAREAEAGEAAAS; this is translated from the coding sequence ATGACGAGCAAAGTAACGACCCTTCTCGGACGCACGTCGCATCCTTCGCCCGTCAAGGTCGGCGGCGCGAAGGGCGCCCAGGTGGCCGACCGCATTCGCGAGATGATCATTCAGGACGAGCTGCCGCCTGGCGCGCCGATCCGCGAGCGCACGCTGTCCGAACGCCTCGACGTGTCGCGGACGCCGCTGCGCGAGGCGATCAAGATCCTGTCGGCGGAAGGCCTTGTCGAGGTTCATCCCAATCGCGGCGCGGTGGTGGCGGCGCCGAGCAGCAAGGATATCCGGGAGCTGCTCCAGCTTCTCGGCGTTCTGGAGGCCTTTGCCGGCGAGCTTGCCTGCGCGCATGGCACCGACGCGGAGATGGCGGAGCTTCGCGCCCTGCATTTCGAGATGCTCGCCGCCTATACGCGCGGCGACAGGCTGGGCTATTTCCACCGTAACCAGGCGATCCATCTGGGGCTCGTCGCGATGTCGCGCAACAGCGCGCTGATCGCCCATCACAGGATGATCAACGCCCGCGTCTACCGGGCCCGCTATATCTGCAACCTGAAGACCGAGCGCTGGGAGAGCGCGATCAAGGAGCACGAGCAGATCCTGGAGGCGCTGGAGGGGCGCGACGCCGGGGCGCTGCAGGCGATCCTGCGCCGTCATGTCATCCAGGCCTGGGACAAGATGCAGGAGATCATGGCCAGGGAAGCGGAGGCCGGCGAGGCTGCGGCGTCCTGA
- a CDS encoding 4-hydroxythreonine-4-phosphate dehydrogenase PdxA, with amino-acid sequence MTTSLALVMGDPAGIGPELAVRLLAEKDLTRRARILVIGDERLIRQAAQANDVDLDLQTVRERQAARPGEAGPVLYDTANADPQAIAPGRACAEGGRSVLENLTTALDLARDGVVEAITFVPFNKQALRMAGNTFEDELGFITDYLGHEAPCAEFNVVDDIWNARVTSHVPLRAVADLITEERILDRLDLTVRALREAGIEEPRIAVAALNPHAGDGGAFGREDIDIVEPAVAKARARGLAVEGPFPSDTVYLRARAGEADAVLSMYHDQGQIAIKLIGFDRGVTVLAGLPVPVTTPAHGTAYDIVGKGTANLEPTRRAFAIACRMAESRRAALDGKPDRHG; translated from the coding sequence ATGACCACAAGCCTGGCCCTCGTCATGGGAGACCCCGCCGGCATCGGTCCGGAACTGGCGGTCCGCCTGCTGGCGGAGAAGGACCTCACGCGCCGGGCACGCATCCTCGTCATCGGCGACGAGCGGCTCATCCGGCAGGCCGCGCAAGCCAATGACGTCGACCTCGACCTGCAGACGGTCCGCGAACGCCAGGCGGCAAGGCCGGGCGAGGCCGGACCGGTGCTCTACGACACGGCGAATGCCGACCCGCAGGCCATCGCGCCCGGCCGCGCCTGCGCGGAGGGCGGGCGCTCGGTGCTGGAGAACCTGACAACGGCGCTCGATCTCGCGCGCGACGGCGTGGTGGAGGCGATCACCTTCGTGCCGTTCAACAAGCAGGCTCTCCGGATGGCCGGCAACACCTTCGAGGACGAGCTCGGCTTCATCACCGACTATCTCGGCCACGAGGCCCCTTGCGCGGAGTTCAATGTGGTCGACGACATCTGGAATGCGCGCGTGACGTCCCATGTGCCGCTGCGCGCCGTCGCCGACCTGATCACCGAAGAGCGGATCCTCGACCGCCTCGACCTCACCGTCCGCGCCTTGCGCGAGGCGGGCATCGAAGAGCCACGCATCGCCGTCGCCGCCCTCAACCCCCATGCCGGGGACGGCGGCGCCTTCGGGCGGGAGGACATCGACATCGTCGAGCCGGCGGTGGCCAAGGCGCGCGCCAGGGGACTGGCGGTCGAGGGCCCCTTCCCCTCGGACACGGTCTATCTGCGCGCCCGCGCCGGCGAGGCCGATGCCGTCTTGAGCATGTACCACGACCAGGGCCAGATCGCGATCAAGCTCATCGGCTTCGACCGCGGCGTCACCGTGCTCGCCGGCCTGCCTGTGCCGGTCACCACGCCGGCCCACGGCACCGCCTACGACATCGTCGGCAAGGGCACGGCCAATCTGGAGCCGACCCGGCGGGCCTTCGCCATCGCCTGCCGCATGGCGGAAAGCCGCCGCGCGGCATTGGACGGAAAACCTGACCGGCACGGTTAG
- a CDS encoding TRAP transporter substrate-binding protein, protein MTRALKPLTTAFAAGLLATGLGLSSASAQDAELQFGTTSPPGNMQSNSAEEFARRVNERIGDYGKVDVYTSSQLGNDKEMLQKLRLGTQDMSQPSTIMSTVVPEFGLFDMPYLVKDRAHMKCIAQEIIWPILAPKLEEKGYKLIGVWENGFRNISNNVRPIDTPSDLEGVKLRTPRGVWRVRMFETYGANPTPMPFSEVFVALQTGVIDGQENPYANIYAGKFHEVQKYLSETRHVYTPSFPTASLSKFNAYPEEVQKAILDTAAEVQDWTYEEAARLDDETKQKLLDAGMEFNEADRDAFVEASKPVYDTFAEEVEGGRELIDKALALADGC, encoded by the coding sequence ATGACCAGAGCGTTGAAACCCCTCACAACGGCCTTCGCCGCCGGCCTGCTCGCCACGGGGCTCGGCTTGAGCTCCGCCTCAGCGCAGGATGCCGAGCTGCAGTTCGGCACGACGAGCCCGCCCGGCAACATGCAGTCCAATTCGGCGGAGGAGTTCGCGCGCCGGGTGAACGAGCGCATCGGAGACTACGGCAAGGTCGACGTCTACACCTCCAGCCAGCTCGGCAACGACAAGGAGATGCTGCAGAAGCTGCGGCTCGGCACCCAGGACATGTCGCAGCCCTCCACCATCATGTCGACGGTGGTGCCGGAGTTCGGGCTGTTCGACATGCCCTATCTGGTCAAGGACCGCGCGCACATGAAGTGCATCGCGCAGGAGATCATCTGGCCGATCCTGGCGCCCAAACTCGAGGAGAAGGGCTACAAGCTGATCGGGGTGTGGGAGAATGGCTTCCGCAACATCTCCAACAATGTGCGCCCGATCGACACGCCGTCCGACCTTGAGGGCGTGAAGCTCAGGACGCCGCGCGGCGTCTGGCGCGTGAGGATGTTCGAGACCTATGGCGCCAACCCGACGCCCATGCCCTTCTCGGAGGTCTTCGTGGCGCTCCAGACCGGCGTCATCGACGGCCAGGAGAACCCTTACGCCAACATCTATGCCGGCAAGTTCCACGAGGTGCAGAAATATCTCTCCGAGACGCGCCACGTCTACACGCCGAGCTTCCCGACGGCGAGTCTGTCGAAGTTCAACGCCTATCCCGAAGAGGTCCAGAAGGCGATCCTGGACACGGCCGCGGAGGTGCAGGACTGGACCTATGAGGAGGCCGCCCGGCTCGACGACGAGACCAAGCAGAAGCTGCTCGACGCGGGCATGGAGTTCAACGAGGCCGACCGCGACGCCTTCGTGGAGGCCAGCAAGCCCGTCTACGACACCTTCGCAGAGGAGGTCGAGGGCGGCCGCGAGCTGATCGACAAGGCCCTGGCGCTCGCCGACGGCTGCTGA
- a CDS encoding TRAP transporter small permease, translating into MLDRFRTGLERVLAIVSIGLMAALAILVVAAVISRKLGSSFTWYDEVASVMLAWITYYGAALAALKRAHLGFPNLVATLPPGLRLPLVLLAEGLVIFFFVMVTWSGYQVVEILRGDTLTSLPWVPVRFTQSVIPIGGALFIVAELLTVPERLSEARHGAPAADPDRVLEGVEK; encoded by the coding sequence ATGTTGGACCGTTTTCGCACGGGGCTCGAACGGGTCCTTGCTATCGTAAGCATCGGGCTGATGGCCGCCCTCGCCATCCTGGTCGTCGCCGCGGTGATCTCCCGCAAGCTCGGCTCATCCTTCACCTGGTACGACGAGGTCGCCTCGGTGATGCTGGCCTGGATCACCTATTACGGCGCGGCGCTCGCGGCCCTGAAGCGCGCCCATCTGGGCTTTCCGAACCTCGTCGCGACCCTGCCGCCGGGCCTGCGGCTGCCGCTCGTCCTGCTGGCGGAGGGGCTGGTGATCTTCTTCTTCGTCATGGTCACCTGGTCCGGCTATCAGGTCGTGGAAATCCTGCGCGGCGATACCCTGACCTCGCTGCCCTGGGTGCCGGTGCGGTTCACCCAGTCGGTCATCCCGATCGGCGGGGCCCTGTTCATCGTGGCGGAACTCCTCACCGTTCCGGAGCGCCTGTCTGAGGCCCGGCACGGCGCGCCGGCCGCCGATCCCGACCGGGTCCTCGAAGGGGTGGAGAAATGA
- a CDS encoding TRAP transporter large permease, producing the protein MIALAMLIGLIALVLINVPIAVALGLTAMTALWYSYGFASLLNMGVVLFEGATKFPLLAIPLFVLAGAIMNTSGISRRLIAFASAIVGFIKGGLSMVNIATSLFFAEISGSAVADVAALGSILIPSMKRRGYPKAFTAAVTSSSASLAIIIPPSIPMILYAVMADSSVVQLFVAGIVPGVIGAGLLMGLSYWFAVRQSFPVEEVFQLRRLWVTFKEAAWAFLLPIIILGGIFGGVVTATEGAGLAVAAALFVGGVVYRELDWRQLVASLKDGAIQTAVVMLLVATSALLGQYLTQARVPQMLTETIVSITQDKYAVLAMLNVLFLVLGMFLHGAAAIILVVPIVLPIVHAVGIDPVHFGLIVTLNLAIGQQTPPVASVLITACSIAKADVWEVTKVNVYFIAALFALLMLVTYVPAVPMTLVDIFYR; encoded by the coding sequence ATGATCGCGCTCGCCATGCTGATCGGCCTGATCGCGCTCGTCCTCATCAACGTGCCGATCGCGGTGGCACTCGGCCTCACCGCCATGACGGCGCTGTGGTACTCCTACGGCTTCGCGTCGCTGCTCAATATGGGCGTCGTGCTGTTCGAGGGCGCGACCAAGTTTCCGCTGCTTGCCATACCGCTCTTCGTGCTCGCCGGCGCGATCATGAACACCTCCGGCATCTCGCGCCGGCTGATCGCCTTCGCCTCCGCCATTGTCGGCTTCATCAAGGGCGGGCTGTCGATGGTCAATATCGCGACCTCGCTGTTCTTCGCGGAGATTTCCGGCTCCGCCGTGGCGGATGTGGCCGCGCTCGGCTCCATCCTCATCCCCTCGATGAAGAGGCGCGGCTACCCGAAGGCGTTCACTGCCGCGGTGACCTCCTCGTCGGCCTCGCTCGCCATCATCATTCCGCCCTCGATCCCCATGATCCTCTACGCGGTCATGGCCGACAGCTCGGTGGTGCAGCTCTTCGTGGCCGGCATCGTGCCCGGCGTGATCGGCGCGGGGCTCCTGATGGGACTGTCCTACTGGTTCGCCGTGCGCCAGTCCTTTCCCGTGGAGGAGGTCTTCCAGCTCCGCCGGCTCTGGGTCACCTTCAAGGAGGCCGCCTGGGCCTTCCTCCTGCCGATCATCATTCTCGGCGGCATCTTCGGGGGCGTCGTCACCGCCACGGAAGGGGCGGGCCTCGCGGTCGCCGCCGCGCTCTTCGTCGGCGGCGTGGTCTATCGCGAGCTCGACTGGCGCCAGCTCGTGGCGAGCCTCAAGGACGGCGCGATCCAGACCGCCGTCGTCATGCTGCTGGTCGCGACCTCGGCCCTTCTCGGCCAGTATCTCACCCAGGCCCGCGTGCCGCAGATGCTGACCGAGACCATCGTCTCGATCACCCAGGACAAATATGCCGTGCTCGCCATGCTGAACGTGCTGTTCCTCGTGCTCGGCATGTTCCTGCACGGCGCGGCGGCGATCATCCTGGTGGTTCCGATCGTGCTGCCGATCGTTCACGCCGTCGGCATCGACCCCGTGCATTTCGGCCTGATCGTGACGCTGAACCTCGCCATCGGCCAGCAGACCCCGCCGGTTGCAAGCGTGCTGATCACCGCATGCTCCATCGCCAAGGCCGATGTCTGGGAGGTCACCAAGGTGAATGTCTACTTCATCGCCGCGCTGTTCGCGCTCCTGATGCTCGTCACCTATGTGCCGGCCGTGCCGATGACCCTGGTGGACATCTTCTACCGGTGA
- a CDS encoding flagellar biosynthesis protein FlgA, translating to MNPEGFLGAGDGAPIRAGLVGVGEFGRSFLSQARLVPGLEARVACDRDVERAAAAFGAIGVDAADIAICESAKAALAAMDAGRAVVVPAADLMLELPIDIVLEATGQPEEAARIAEAAIGHGKHVVMVTKEAESVAGPLLADKARRAGVVYTPVDGDQPSLLIGLVAWARLLGLEIVAAGKASEYDFVHDPAAGTLSAQGRTVDAAELAGLWHGEPARLAGTVAERAGLLSDFAHRTVPDLCEMTIVCNATGLKPDVPALHAPIARTLELPDLFGPSGEGGLLEATGVVDIFNCFRRPDELSFAGGVFAVVGTPDGETGGLFGQKGIPVSAYRTRVLIHNPVHLLGAEAPMSILSACRAGRSTAGSDIRPRIDLTAVAERDIRAGTPFAIGHRHAIGGAAPAMTPARPLGDGDPLPYYLLAGASARVDIAAGAPITAAMVDIPADSTLARLRREQDALFFS from the coding sequence ATGAATCCAGAAGGCTTTCTCGGCGCGGGCGATGGCGCGCCGATCCGGGCCGGCCTGGTCGGGGTCGGCGAGTTCGGGCGCAGCTTCCTGTCCCAGGCGCGCCTGGTGCCGGGGCTCGAGGCGCGGGTTGCGTGCGACCGCGATGTCGAGCGGGCCGCCGCGGCGTTCGGCGCCATCGGGGTCGATGCCGCCGACATCGCGATCTGCGAGAGCGCGAAGGCGGCGCTGGCCGCGATGGACGCGGGCAGGGCCGTGGTCGTGCCCGCCGCCGATCTCATGCTGGAACTACCGATCGATATCGTGCTCGAGGCGACGGGGCAGCCGGAGGAGGCGGCGCGGATCGCGGAGGCCGCCATCGGCCACGGCAAGCACGTCGTCATGGTGACCAAGGAGGCGGAGAGCGTGGCGGGCCCGCTGCTGGCGGACAAGGCGCGCCGCGCGGGCGTCGTCTACACACCCGTCGACGGCGACCAGCCGAGCCTTCTGATCGGTCTCGTCGCCTGGGCCCGGCTACTGGGGCTCGAGATCGTCGCGGCGGGCAAGGCCAGCGAGTACGATTTCGTCCACGATCCTGCCGCCGGCACGCTGTCGGCGCAGGGCCGCACGGTCGACGCCGCGGAGCTTGCCGGCCTGTGGCATGGAGAGCCCGCCCGCCTTGCCGGGACGGTCGCTGAACGCGCCGGTCTCCTGTCGGATTTCGCCCATCGCACCGTTCCCGATCTCTGCGAGATGACCATCGTGTGCAACGCGACGGGGCTCAAGCCGGATGTTCCCGCCCTGCATGCGCCGATCGCGCGCACGCTGGAGCTTCCCGACCTGTTCGGACCGTCCGGCGAGGGCGGGCTTCTGGAGGCGACCGGCGTCGTCGACATCTTCAACTGCTTTCGCCGGCCGGACGAGCTGTCCTTCGCCGGCGGGGTGTTCGCCGTCGTGGGCACGCCCGATGGCGAGACGGGCGGGCTGTTCGGCCAGAAGGGCATTCCCGTCAGCGCCTACCGCACGCGGGTGCTGATCCACAATCCGGTCCATCTCCTGGGCGCGGAGGCGCCGATGTCGATCCTGTCGGCCTGCCGTGCCGGGCGCTCGACGGCCGGCAGCGATATCCGGCCCCGTATCGACCTCACTGCTGTCGCGGAGAGGGACATTCGCGCGGGCACGCCGTTCGCCATCGGCCATCGCCACGCCATTGGCGGGGCGGCGCCGGCCATGACGCCGGCACGTCCCCTCGGCGACGGTGACCCTCTGCCCTACTATCTCCTGGCGGGGGCGAGCGCGCGGGTCGATATCGCGGCCGGCGCGCCGATCACGGCGGCGATGGTGGACATCCCGGCGGACTCGACCCTGGCGCGCCTGCGCCGCGAGCAGGACGCGCTGTTCTTTTCGTGA
- a CDS encoding TRAP transporter substrate-binding protein, giving the protein MFRAGLIAAAATLAVMAASVGAQAQTTLRFAHTQPTSDTHHLAAERFAELVEERTDGEITISIHPAGELGNDPAILEGIRLGTIDIGQTGNPFYTRFEPKLNVLDLPFLFSDYEHVYQTIDGEIGQELLGELEKHGMKGLAFWEIGFRKLTNSKRAVKTPEDIKGLKIRTTPNPAHVQAFELLGAAPTPMAFTEVYLALETGTVDGQENPLNIIRSNQFQEVQSHLSFTDHAYTVSIVSMNLAKFDALPEDQQKILLDAAGEAAVYQRKLNREQASSDLEAIEAAGVEVVEDVDREAFKTMVYEPVKKTYVDRFGPEIVDQIESMSR; this is encoded by the coding sequence GTGTTCAGAGCCGGATTGATTGCGGCGGCGGCCACGCTTGCCGTCATGGCGGCCAGCGTCGGCGCCCAGGCGCAGACGACGCTGCGCTTCGCCCACACCCAGCCCACAAGTGACACCCATCACCTCGCCGCCGAGCGTTTCGCCGAACTGGTCGAGGAGCGGACCGATGGCGAAATCACCATCTCGATCCATCCCGCCGGCGAGCTCGGCAACGATCCCGCGATCCTCGAGGGCATCCGCCTTGGCACGATCGACATCGGCCAGACCGGCAATCCCTTCTACACCCGCTTCGAGCCGAAGCTGAACGTGCTCGACCTGCCCTTCCTGTTCTCCGATTACGAGCATGTCTACCAGACGATCGACGGCGAGATCGGCCAGGAGCTTCTCGGAGAGCTGGAGAAGCACGGCATGAAGGGCCTCGCCTTCTGGGAGATCGGCTTCCGCAAGCTCACCAACTCCAAGCGCGCGGTGAAGACGCCGGAGGACATCAAGGGCCTCAAGATCCGCACCACGCCGAACCCGGCGCATGTCCAGGCCTTCGAGCTTCTGGGCGCCGCCCCGACGCCCATGGCCTTCACCGAGGTCTATCTGGCGCTTGAGACCGGGACGGTCGACGGCCAGGAGAACCCGCTCAACATCATCCGCTCCAACCAGTTCCAGGAGGTGCAGAGCCACCTCTCCTTCACCGATCACGCCTATACCGTGTCCATCGTCTCCATGAACCTCGCCAAGTTCGACGCCCTGCCGGAGGACCAGCAGAAGATCCTGCTGGACGCGGCCGGAGAGGCCGCCGTCTACCAGCGCAAGCTCAACCGTGAGCAGGCGTCTTCCGATCTGGAGGCGATCGAGGCGGCCGGCGTCGAGGTTGTGGAGGATGTCGACCGCGAGGCCTTCAAGACGATGGTCTACGAGCCGGTCAAGAAGACCTATGTCGACAGATTCGGACCCGAGATCGTCGATCAGATCGAGTCCATGAGCCGGTAG
- a CDS encoding TRAP transporter large permease codes for MTLALLLGSMLGLVFLGVPLAFALLGASLLTLLVTRPGLPLEVVPQFFIQGMDNFPLLAIALFFLAGELMVSSGVTRRILAFAQAIVGHLRGGLAQVGIIASFVMAGVSGSAVADAAAVGSVLIRSMKQAGYPAAFSAAVVATASILGPIIPPSIPMIIYAVLAGVSVGGMFLAGVVPGILIALGLAAVAHRRAGQLALPRTARADRATVARETGSAFFALLAPLIIVGGIRGGVFTPTEAGAIAAVYVLAIGAAIYRGLDLSKVAGALVRAAHGTASVLVVLGASSIFAWIIADQGISRDFAATITGLGAPPWLLILLFNLMFLAIGMFLDPIAALIILVPIMIPLLPELALAPIQFGVMIVLNLMIGMCTPPVGYLIFITGGIAEVPAGQVVRQSLPFLAVLLVVLGLVSYVPAITLTLPRLIAGG; via the coding sequence ATGACGCTGGCGCTGCTTCTGGGCTCCATGCTCGGCCTCGTGTTCCTCGGCGTGCCTCTCGCCTTCGCCCTGCTCGGTGCCTCGCTCCTGACGCTGCTGGTGACCCGGCCCGGCCTGCCGCTCGAGGTCGTGCCGCAATTCTTCATCCAGGGCATGGACAATTTCCCGCTGCTCGCCATCGCCCTGTTCTTCCTGGCAGGCGAGCTGATGGTGTCCTCCGGAGTGACGAGACGCATCCTCGCCTTCGCGCAGGCCATTGTCGGGCATCTGCGCGGCGGCCTCGCCCAGGTCGGCATCATCGCCTCCTTCGTCATGGCCGGCGTTTCGGGCTCGGCCGTGGCGGATGCCGCCGCCGTCGGCTCCGTGCTCATCCGCTCCATGAAGCAGGCGGGCTATCCGGCCGCTTTCTCCGCCGCGGTGGTGGCCACCGCGTCGATCCTCGGCCCCATCATCCCGCCCTCCATCCCGATGATCATCTATGCCGTGCTCGCCGGCGTCTCCGTGGGCGGCATGTTCCTCGCCGGCGTCGTGCCCGGCATTCTCATCGCGCTGGGGCTCGCCGCGGTCGCCCATCGCCGTGCCGGCCAGCTCGCCCTGCCGCGGACCGCTCGCGCCGACCGCGCCACGGTGGCGCGCGAGACCGGCAGCGCGTTCTTCGCGCTGCTCGCCCCTCTCATCATCGTCGGCGGCATTCGCGGCGGCGTCTTCACCCCCACCGAGGCCGGCGCCATCGCCGCGGTCTATGTGCTGGCCATCGGCGCGGCCATCTATCGGGGGCTCGACCTCTCGAAAGTGGCCGGCGCCCTGGTGCGTGCGGCTCACGGCACGGCATCGGTTCTGGTGGTGCTCGGGGCCTCCTCGATCTTCGCCTGGATCATCGCCGATCAGGGCATCAGCCGCGACTTCGCCGCAACGATCACCGGGCTCGGCGCGCCGCCCTGGCTGCTCATCCTCCTGTTCAACCTGATGTTCCTCGCCATCGGCATGTTCCTCGACCCGATCGCGGCGCTCATCATCCTGGTGCCCATCATGATCCCGCTCCTGCCGGAGCTCGCCCTCGCGCCGATCCAGTTCGGCGTCATGATCGTGCTCAACCTGATGATCGGCATGTGCACCCCGCCGGTCGGCTATCTGATCTTCATCACCGGCGGCATCGCGGAGGTGCCGGCCGGGCAGGTGGTGCGCCAGTCCCTGCCCTTCCTCGCCGTGCTGCTCGTCGTGCTCGGGCTCGTCTCCTACGTTCCCGCCATAACGCTGACCCTGCCGCGCCTCATTGCCGGCGGCTGA